The following are encoded in a window of Penaeus vannamei isolate JL-2024 chromosome 35, ASM4276789v1, whole genome shotgun sequence genomic DNA:
- the LOC138859339 gene encoding uncharacterized protein translates to MIHKSELHGLITKVYKDIKSHRFYYYEVRWTWYSDTVKAAKEIVSTRDCSLHSRWPNPSTVRELWTEHFEQLYQVDPLTVNLEAGSAEILLLDPPISEVKGAISKLKSGKDSGICGIRAEMLKAGGEPMAREHCREFRRELLTTYIDLKKAYDTVHRESLWEIQRLKRIPKRIIGLISSLYIGTKSAAKCGEDLSSFPVRSRERQSCLHTNTSQHMHELDTGQNYCPKSWWSNIKVTDFDFADVAILWPLETLLVTLDAFSNEAIPLDLEVSWTKTKIQEFSDLIGESVRSICACGKDIEVPENFTYLGSLVHNSGLSV, encoded by the exons ATGATCCACAAAAGTGAATTACATGGCTTAATCACAAAAGTGTACAAAGATATAAAGTCACATAG GTTTTATTACTATGAAGttcgttggacgtggtacagcgatACGGTTAAGGCAGCTAAGGAGATCGTTAGCACTC GTGACTGCAGTCTGCACAGTAGATGGCCAAATCCCAGTACGGTGCGAGAGCTTTGGACTGagcattttgagcagttgtaccaggttgatccactaacagttaacttggaagcgggtagtgccgagattctgttgctggacccacccatcagtgaagttaagggggcgatctccaagctgaagagtggtaaagatTCTGGTATCTGCGGCATTCGTGCTGaaatgttaaaggctggtggggaacctatggcaCGAG AACACTGTCGTGAGTTCAGGCGTGAGCTGCTTAcaacctacatcgacctcaagaaggcatatGATACAGTGCATcgagaatcactctgggagatccagaGATTGAAACGAATTCCaaaaaggattattggactaatatcaagcctgtatattggtactaaaagtgctgcaAAATGTGGTGAGGACCTGTCGAGCTTTCCTGTTAGATCAAGAGAGAGGCAAAGCTGTCTTCACACCAACACTTCTCAACACATGCATGAACTGGATACCGGGCAGAACTACTGTCCAAAATCATGGtggagcaatatcaaggttactgactttgactttgctgatgtggCTATTCTATGGCCTTTGGAAACCCTATTGGtgactctggatgcatttagcaatgaagcaataCCCCTGGATCTAGAGGTttcctggactaagaccaagatccaagaatTTAGTGACTTGATAGGAGAATCTGTACGATCGATATGTGCTTGCGGTAAGGACATTGAAGTCccagagaactttacataccttggtagtctAGTCCATAACTCAGGGTTGTCAGTTTAG